In Mastacembelus armatus chromosome 4, fMasArm1.2, whole genome shotgun sequence, the following are encoded in one genomic region:
- the LOC113139756 gene encoding GDP-L-fucose synthase isoform X2, whose amino-acid sequence MNCQGDYSGPMKVLVTGGSGLVGRAIQQVIKEGEAKKGEEWIFISSKDANLMNMEETRAMFQKHRPTHVIHLAAMVGGLFKNMKYNLDFWRNNIAINDNVLQAAHEVEVVKVVSCLSTCIFPDKTTYPIDETMIHNGPPHESNFGYSYAKRMIDVQNRAYFQQYGRSYTAVIPTNVFGPHDNFSIEDGHVLPGLIHKAYIAHKEEKPLVVWGSGTPRRQFIYSLDLARLFLWVLREYPEVEPIILSVGEEDEVSIREAADAVVQALGFKGEVVYDTSKADGQFKKTASNAKLRRYLPDFTFTPFRQALKETCDWFVANYDTARK is encoded by the exons ATGAACTGTCAGGGCGATTATTCTGGTCCGATGAAAGTGTTGGTGACAGGAGGATCGGGCTTGGTGGGGAGGGCGATTCAGCAGGTGATCAAAGAGGGAGAAGCCAAGAAAGGGGAAGAATGGATTTTCATCTCCTCCAAAGATGCCAACCTCAT GAACATGGAAGAGACACGGGCAATGTTTCAGAAACATCGTCCCACACACGTGATTCACCTTGCTGCTATGGTTGGAGGGCTTTTCAAGAACATGAAGTACAATCTGGACTTTTGG AGAAACAATATCGCGATAAATGATAACGTGCTGCAGGCAGCACATGAAGTGGAGGTGGTTAAGGTGGTGTCATGCTTATCCACCTGCATCTTTCCAGATAAGACCACTTACCCAATTGATGAGACCATG ATTCATAATGGTCCACCTCATGAGTCCAACTTTGGCTATTCCTATGCAAAGAGAATGATTGATGTTCAAAACCG GGCATACTTCCAGCAGTATGGGCGCAGCTATACAGCAGTGATTCCCACTAATGTGTTTGGTCCTCATGACAACTTCAGCATTGAGGATGGTCATGTGCTGCCAGGCCTCATACACAAAGCGTACATTGCTCATA AGGAGGAGAAGCCCTTGGTGGTCTGGGGCTCTGGCACTCCCAGAAGGCAGTTCATTTACTCTCTGGACTTAGCTCGTCTCTTCCTGTGGGTCCTGAGGGAGTATCCAGAGGTTGAGCCAATCATTCTCTCTG TTGGCGAGGAAGATGAAGTGTCcatcagagaagcagcagatgCAGTTGTTCAGGCTTTGGGCTTTAAAGGTGAAGTGGTG TATGACACCAGCAAAGCAGACGGCCAGTTCAAGAAGACGGCCAGCAATGCAAAGCTGCGCCGCTACCTGCCAGACTTCACCTTCACACCCTTCAGACAAG CATTGAAGGAAACCTGTGACTGGTTCGTTGCCAACTATGACACAGCTCGCAAGTAA
- the LOC113139756 gene encoding GDP-L-fucose synthase isoform X1, translating to MRLRRRHIGTGIHMNCQGDYSGPMKVLVTGGSGLVGRAIQQVIKEGEAKKGEEWIFISSKDANLMNMEETRAMFQKHRPTHVIHLAAMVGGLFKNMKYNLDFWRNNIAINDNVLQAAHEVEVVKVVSCLSTCIFPDKTTYPIDETMIHNGPPHESNFGYSYAKRMIDVQNRAYFQQYGRSYTAVIPTNVFGPHDNFSIEDGHVLPGLIHKAYIAHKEEKPLVVWGSGTPRRQFIYSLDLARLFLWVLREYPEVEPIILSVGEEDEVSIREAADAVVQALGFKGEVVYDTSKADGQFKKTASNAKLRRYLPDFTFTPFRQALKETCDWFVANYDTARK from the exons ATGCGTTTGCGCCGCCGCCATATTGGGACGGGAATACAC ATGAACTGTCAGGGCGATTATTCTGGTCCGATGAAAGTGTTGGTGACAGGAGGATCGGGCTTGGTGGGGAGGGCGATTCAGCAGGTGATCAAAGAGGGAGAAGCCAAGAAAGGGGAAGAATGGATTTTCATCTCCTCCAAAGATGCCAACCTCAT GAACATGGAAGAGACACGGGCAATGTTTCAGAAACATCGTCCCACACACGTGATTCACCTTGCTGCTATGGTTGGAGGGCTTTTCAAGAACATGAAGTACAATCTGGACTTTTGG AGAAACAATATCGCGATAAATGATAACGTGCTGCAGGCAGCACATGAAGTGGAGGTGGTTAAGGTGGTGTCATGCTTATCCACCTGCATCTTTCCAGATAAGACCACTTACCCAATTGATGAGACCATG ATTCATAATGGTCCACCTCATGAGTCCAACTTTGGCTATTCCTATGCAAAGAGAATGATTGATGTTCAAAACCG GGCATACTTCCAGCAGTATGGGCGCAGCTATACAGCAGTGATTCCCACTAATGTGTTTGGTCCTCATGACAACTTCAGCATTGAGGATGGTCATGTGCTGCCAGGCCTCATACACAAAGCGTACATTGCTCATA AGGAGGAGAAGCCCTTGGTGGTCTGGGGCTCTGGCACTCCCAGAAGGCAGTTCATTTACTCTCTGGACTTAGCTCGTCTCTTCCTGTGGGTCCTGAGGGAGTATCCAGAGGTTGAGCCAATCATTCTCTCTG TTGGCGAGGAAGATGAAGTGTCcatcagagaagcagcagatgCAGTTGTTCAGGCTTTGGGCTTTAAAGGTGAAGTGGTG TATGACACCAGCAAAGCAGACGGCCAGTTCAAGAAGACGGCCAGCAATGCAAAGCTGCGCCGCTACCTGCCAGACTTCACCTTCACACCCTTCAGACAAG CATTGAAGGAAACCTGTGACTGGTTCGTTGCCAACTATGACACAGCTCGCAAGTAA
- the serpinb1 gene encoding leukocyte elastase inhibitor, with translation MAAISVSNTAFGLDLFRTLSQGDPTGNIFVSPLSISSALAMVYLGAKGATAAQMAKALSFTSGEGVHTGFQNLNADINSGSASYILKLANRLYGEKTAKFLPKYLEATQKYYQADLKPVDFMGAPENCRVEINTWVEQQTENKIKDLLKPGTVTPMTRLALVNAIYFKGNWLKRFQEANTKEMPFKVNQNESRPVQMMSQKEKLPFNYIPDHNLQILELPYVDEELSMFILLPQESADGSDPLLKLEKELTPERLNEWTDRKNMDVHTDIIVLLPKFKLEENYELNEPLSKLGMTDVFCEGRADLSGMNGEGGLFLSTVVHKAFVDVNEEGTEAAAATAGMIAFCMFREEHFTADHPFLFFIRHNKTKSILFLGRFSSPQ, from the exons ATGGCTGCCATCAGCGTCTCAAACACAGCATTTGGCTTGGATCTGTTCCGCACCCTGAGCCAAGGAGACCCCACAGGGAACATCTTCGTCTCCCCACTGAGCATCAGCTCAGCCCTGGCCATGGTTTACCTGGGAGCTAAAGGAGCCACTGCTGCTCAGATGGCAAAG GCTCTGTCATTCACCTCGGGGGAAGGAGTCCACACAGGCTTCCAGAACCTAAACGCTGACATCAACTCTGGATCGGCTTCATACATCCTGAAACTTGCTAATCGTCTCTATGGAGAAAAGACTGCCAAGTTCCTCCCA AAATACCTTGAGGCCACACAGAAGTACTACCAGGCAGACCTGAAGCCTGTTGATTTCATGGGGGCTCCAGAGAACTGCAGAGTGGAGATCAACACCTGGGTggagcagcagacagaaa ataAAATTAAAGATCTTCTGAAACCTGGAACAGTCACTCCAATGACGAGGTTGGCTCTGGTTAATGCCATTTACTTCAAGGGAAACTGGTTGAAGCGCTTTCAGGAAGCAAACACTAAAGAGATGCCGTTTAAAGTAAACCAG AATGAGAGCAGACCAGTTCAGATGATGTCCCAGAAAGAGAAGCTGCCCTTCAACTACATCCCTGACCACAACCTGCAGATCCTGGAGCTGCCGTACGTGGATGAGGAGCTGAGCATGTTCATCCTGCTGCCTCAGGAGTCTGCAGACGGCTCTGACCCTCTGCTGAAG CTGGAGAAAGAGCTAACACCAGAGAGACTGAATGAATGGactgacaggaaaaacatgGACGTCCACACAGATATCATTGTCCTCCTTCCAAAGTTCAAGCTGGAGGAAAACTACGAGCTGAACGAGCCCCTGTCTAAACTGGGCATGACAGACGTGTTCTGTGAAGGAAGGGCCGACCTCTCTGGTATGAACGGTGAAGGAGGACTCTTCCTGTCTACGGTAGTCCACAAGGCCTTTGTGGATGTGAACGAGGAGGGCACAGaggcagctgcagccacagctggCATGATTGCCTTCTGTATGTTCAGGGAGGAACATTTCACAGCTGACCATCCCTTCCTGTTCTTCATCAGGCACAATAAGACCAAGTCCATCCTCTTCCTCGGCAGGTTCTCCTCTCCCCAGTAG
- the bmb gene encoding protein brambleberry yields MGQLLTHQLYFLLIISVLACRCPTVSGLFDWLRRTEAPPAAASAAASAPPASAVPALLAKDAQFEMATADEKFLAEAKQMELSPLDSCHYRVVARLKASCESLSEEQLAKLGVVLFNCQAEIEGRQTYPCSEEMTIKECTADMDSDTWNAYHIVSNRARSVCYATRQQLFRRRAEHTVNALISTANTQLEAMKGLKEGQLELRELTAASLDKLLEGHSTLQAQQGKLYEGQGQMESSLKDNLERLGQEKALIASGQELVAQLIQGITKRMENVSEHLQIHGSEVQDSHSAIVKDLADVRHQAQDIYQKIDHSILEFLQYQDQTSQYYTDLMNKLERMNSTLGVMLHYIDNTQSRIEERLHMIQGYLGWAGLSLTAMWTCVAHTGYFVLCAVLLTFLRCPGFSRAMLLLTVPLNAVAEVNQQPSLDLSCLSLLLLTLSLGHWFVNKLWACLQFRRKPAALLPLAPCGIVEPQKQPSCHSYLPSSTPQKTDDDFMEQEDLLNNDSFISGELGISAVSLPHKKPRPESRFVPIIGTPSHSTPRLIPQPVLSADVLEDIPLRNLGVVFDAVNDSRDLVNDSRSASPTPSLISNSSVSGRHLCNGITKTGKACKKRAVPGQEYCRVHEGGHSSYVYS; encoded by the exons ATGGGCCAGCTCCTGACCCACCAGCTGTATTTCCTCCTGATTATCAGCGTGCTGGCCTGTCGCTGTCCTACGGTCAGCGGGCTCTTTGACTGGCTGAGGCGGACAGAGGCTCCTCCGGCTGCAGCGTCGGCTGCAGCGTCAGCTCCACCGGCATCTGCAGTTCCTGCACTTCTTGCAAAGGATGCTCAGTTTGAGATGGCTACTGCAGATGAGAAGTTTTTGGCTGAGGCAAAGCAGATGGAGCTCAGTCCACTAGACAGCTGTCATTACAGG GTGGTTGCCCGACTAAAGGCGAGCTGTGAAAGCCTGTCAGAGGAGCAGCTTGCGAAGCTCGGAGTGGTACTGTTTAACTGCCAGGCAGAGATCGAAGGGCGGCAGACCTACCCGTGTTCAGaggaaatg ACTATAAAAGAATGTACAGCAGACATGGACTCGGACACATGGAATGCTTATCACATAGTGAGCAACAGAGCACGCTCTGTTTGCTACGCGACCCGCCAGCAGCTCTTTCGGCGCAGAGCAGAACACACAGTCAACGCTCTCATCTCCACAGCCAACACCCAGCTCGAGGCAATGAAGGGCCTGAAG GAGGGCCAGTTGGAGCTCAGGGAACTCACTGCAGCCTCACTGGACAAGCTGCTCGAGGGCCACAGCACCCTGCAGGCCCAGCAGGGGAAACTGTACGAAGGCCAGGGGCAAATGGAGAGTTCACTGAAGGACAACCTGGAGCGGCTGGGCCAGGAGAAAGCTCTCATTGCCTCTGGACAGGAGCTGGTTGCACAGCTCATTCAGGGCATCACAAAGAGAATGG AGAATGTGAGTGAACATCTGCAGATCCACGGCTCTGAGGTGCAGGACAGCCACAGTGCAATTGTTAAGGACCTTGCAGATGTCAGACACCAAGCTCAGGACATCTATCAAAAAATTG ACCACAGCATATTGGAGTTTCTGCAGTACCAGGACCAGACCTCGCAGTACTACACTGACCTGATGAACAAACTGGAGCGCATGAACAGCACACTGGGAGTCATGCTGCACTACATCGATAACACGCAGAGCCGGATCGAGGAAAGGCTTCACATGATCCAGGGCTACCTGGGCTGGGCAG GTTTGAGCCTGACAGCCATGTGGACGTGTGTTGCACATACGGGATACTTTGTACTGTGCGCGGTTCTGCTGACGTTCCTGCGTTGTCCAGGCTTCTCTCGAGCTATGCTGCTGCTCACTGTCCCTCTAAATGCAGTGGCCGAGGTCAATCAACAGCCATCGCTGGATCTGTCCTGCCTCAGCCTCCTGCTGCTCACTCTGTCTCTGG GTCACTGGTTTGTGAATAAACTATGGGCGTGTTTGCAGTTCAGAAGAAAGCCCGCCGCCCTGCTGCCACTAGCCCCATGTGGCATTGTGGAGCCACAGAAGCAGCCATCCTGCCACTCGTATCTACCTTCCTCTACACCACAGAA AACTGACGACGACTTTATGGAGCAAGAAGACCTGCTGAATAATGACAGCTTCATATCAG GTGAACTTGGCATATCTGCAGTGTCTCTCCCTCACAAGAAGCCAAGGCCAGAGTCCAGGTTTGTCCCTATAATTGGTACACCCAGTCACTCCACTCCCAGACTGATACCACAGCCAGTTCTTTCAGCG gatgtCCTTGAGGATATCCCCCTGAGGAATCTGGGAGTTGTTTTTGACGCAGTCAATGACTCACGTGATTTAGTGAATGACTCTCGAAGTGCAAGTCCTACCCCGTCTCTAATCAGCAACAG TTCTGTGTCAGGCCGCCACCTGTGCAATGGAATCACAAAAACTGGGAAGGCCTGTAAGAAGAGAGCCGTGCCAGGACAGGAGTACTGCCGAGTCCATGAAGGGGGGCACTCCTCCTATGTTTACTCCTGA